A portion of the Mycobacterium paraseoulense genome contains these proteins:
- a CDS encoding sulfate/molybdate ABC transporter ATP-binding protein: MSELQLRAVVTDRRLDVEFSVSAGEVLAILGPNGAGKSTALHVIAGLIRPDRGVVRVGNRVLTDTATGVNVATHDRRVGLLLQDPLLFPHMSVAANVAFGPRSRRGWLRPTRAAETATALRWLREVDAERLADRKARQLSGGQAQRVAIARALAAEPEVLLLDEPLTGLDVAAAAGIRAVLRGVVGRTGCAIVLITHDLLDVFALADRVLVLEAGKIAETGPVSDVLTAPRSHFGARIAGINLVNGTVARDASLHARSGARWHAIVPEGGEELAAGQNAIAVFPPTAVAVYREQPHGSPRNTVEVTVAELDIRGSAVLVRGEQQPDGAPGLAAEITVDAASELRLAPGERVWFSVKAHEVALYPAAH, from the coding sequence ATGAGCGAATTGCAGCTGCGCGCCGTCGTAACCGACCGGCGCCTCGACGTGGAGTTCTCGGTCTCGGCGGGCGAAGTGTTGGCGATCCTCGGGCCCAACGGCGCGGGCAAGTCGACCGCGCTGCATGTCATCGCCGGGCTGATCCGCCCGGATCGCGGGGTCGTGCGGGTGGGGAATCGGGTGCTCACCGACACCGCGACCGGGGTGAACGTGGCGACCCATGACCGCCGGGTCGGCCTGCTGTTGCAGGACCCGCTGTTGTTCCCGCACATGAGCGTCGCCGCCAACGTGGCCTTCGGGCCGCGCAGCCGACGCGGATGGCTGCGGCCGACCCGGGCCGCGGAGACGGCGACGGCGTTGCGCTGGCTGCGCGAGGTCGACGCCGAGCGGCTCGCCGACCGCAAGGCGCGCCAGCTCTCCGGCGGTCAAGCCCAGCGGGTGGCGATCGCCCGGGCGCTGGCCGCCGAGCCCGAGGTGTTGCTGCTCGACGAGCCGCTGACGGGTCTCGACGTCGCCGCGGCCGCCGGGATCCGCGCGGTGTTGCGCGGCGTGGTCGGCCGCACCGGGTGCGCGATCGTCCTGATCACGCACGACCTGCTCGACGTGTTCGCGCTGGCCGACCGGGTGCTGGTGCTGGAGGCCGGGAAGATCGCCGAGACCGGCCCGGTCTCCGACGTGCTCACGGCGCCGCGCAGTCACTTCGGCGCGCGCATCGCCGGCATCAACCTGGTCAACGGGACCGTCGCCCGCGACGCCTCCCTGCACGCGCGCTCCGGGGCCCGCTGGCACGCCATCGTGCCGGAGGGAGGCGAGGAGCTGGCGGCGGGGCAGAACGCGATCGCCGTCTTTCCGCCCACGGCGGTGGCGGTATACCGGGAGCAACCGCACGGCAGCCCGCGCAACACCGTCGAGGTGACGGTGGCGGAGCTGGACATTCGCGGGTCGGCGGTGCTGGTGCGGGGCGAGCAACAACCCGACGGCGCCCCCGGTCTGGCCGCAGAGATCACCGTCGACGCCGCGTCGGAGTTGCGCTTGGCGCCCGGCGAGCGGGTGTGGTTCTCCGTGAAGG